In a genomic window of Candidatus Krumholzibacteriota bacterium:
- a CDS encoding FHA domain-containing protein, whose protein sequence is MYRYGRGGGSCFVDRVDARLREGNPREDFLVRVYTLSTHRPLEIRLFNDLVVTHAEDARPVPEGYEGSVSSLFLLQPPRLVVRLKNRPLKTYTVTGREISIGRLPENDIVIDNLGVSRRHAVIRSTRSGYVVCDLGSRNGTSLNGEPIERAPVADGDVIRIGKYDILFQRSTGEENPLEELDRTMIVPCFHDRPAERSRGEFSVSFPLDAPAPRLYRRDTHEEHVLGKDRLVIGKSADADIRVGGLLSPRLAAEITRNGGDWVLNRLSSRRKVSVNGEETDNKVLDEEDLISIGADEFVFKR, encoded by the coding sequence ATGTACCGCTACGGCCGGGGCGGCGGCTCGTGCTTCGTCGACCGCGTCGACGCCAGGTTGCGCGAGGGGAATCCGCGCGAGGATTTCCTCGTCCGCGTCTACACGCTCTCGACCCACCGTCCGCTCGAGATACGGCTCTTCAACGATCTCGTGGTCACCCACGCAGAGGACGCCCGCCCGGTGCCCGAGGGATACGAGGGATCCGTCTCCTCCCTCTTCCTCCTCCAGCCGCCGCGTCTCGTCGTCCGCCTGAAGAACCGTCCGCTCAAGACCTACACGGTCACCGGGCGGGAGATCTCGATCGGCCGGCTGCCGGAGAACGACATCGTCATCGACAACCTCGGCGTGTCGCGCAGGCATGCCGTCATCCGCTCCACGCGGAGCGGCTACGTCGTCTGCGATCTCGGAAGCCGGAACGGCACCTCGCTGAACGGCGAGCCCATCGAGCGCGCGCCGGTCGCCGACGGCGACGTCATCCGGATCGGGAAGTACGACATCCTCTTCCAGAGGTCGACGGGCGAGGAGAACCCGCTCGAGGAACTCGACCGGACGATGATCGTGCCCTGTTTCCACGACCGCCCGGCGGAACGGTCCCGCGGCGAGTTCTCGGTGAGCTTTCCCCTCGACGCCCCGGCGCCCCGGCTCTACCGGCGCGACACGCACGAGGAGCACGTGCTCGGCAAGGACCGGCTGGTCATCGGGAAAAGCGCCGACGCGGACATCCGGGTGGGCGGCCTGCTGTCGCCGCGCCTGGCGGCGGAGATCACGCGCAACGGGGGCGACTGGGTGCTGAACCGCCTCTCGTCGCGGCGGAAAGTCAGCGTCAACGGCGAGGAGACCGACAACAAGGTCCTCGACGAGGAGGACCTGATCTCGATCGGCGCCGACGAATTCGTCTTCAAGAGGTGA
- a CDS encoding glycosyltransferase family 9 protein produces MNTRKLEKRGKIALARLLAPFAGARPVPASAIDQLDVRRLLLIRQHNQMGDMLLAGPVFRGLRRRFPGARISLLAAPINTDVMLNNPWVDEVFVYAKKAGHRNPFALAGFVRELRRRQFDVAIVLGSVSFSVTSMLLAAASGARVRIGVTSAPFGHDLSSRYYNVELPVAPENEPMHESERNLFSLRAIGVDETDLSPLLVPTAAEEASAAAFVGERLGDSPFVVIHPGAGKRRNIWPPERFAAVATRLGETRGLGVVAVSGPVDAPVLARLLAAGIAPAATVERPPVGFLGALMRRAALVLCNDTGVMHVAGAVGARCVAVFGPTDPSRWKPAVDSVVAVRGPDGTVDSVTVGMVVDAVEKILG; encoded by the coding sequence GTGAACACCAGGAAACTGGAGAAGCGTGGCAAGATCGCTCTCGCACGCCTGCTCGCCCCCTTCGCCGGCGCGAGGCCGGTGCCCGCATCGGCGATCGATCAGCTCGACGTGCGCCGGCTGCTCCTCATCCGGCAGCACAACCAGATGGGCGACATGCTCCTCGCCGGCCCCGTCTTCCGCGGCCTGCGCCGACGGTTTCCCGGCGCGCGGATCTCCCTCCTCGCTGCGCCGATCAACACCGACGTCATGCTGAACAACCCCTGGGTCGACGAGGTGTTCGTCTACGCGAAGAAGGCCGGTCACCGCAATCCATTCGCGCTCGCCGGGTTCGTCCGCGAGCTCCGGCGCCGGCAATTCGACGTGGCGATCGTCCTCGGGTCGGTCTCCTTCTCGGTCACGAGCATGCTTCTCGCCGCGGCGAGCGGGGCGCGCGTGCGGATCGGCGTGACGAGCGCCCCCTTCGGGCACGATCTCTCCTCGCGCTACTACAATGTCGAGCTGCCCGTCGCCCCGGAAAACGAGCCCATGCACGAGAGCGAGCGCAATCTCTTCTCCCTCCGGGCGATCGGCGTCGACGAGACGGATCTCTCCCCGCTGCTCGTGCCGACGGCGGCGGAGGAGGCGTCCGCGGCCGCGTTCGTCGGGGAACGGCTCGGCGATTCCCCCTTCGTCGTGATCCACCCGGGCGCGGGAAAGCGGCGGAACATCTGGCCGCCCGAGCGGTTCGCCGCGGTCGCGACCCGCCTGGGCGAGACGCGCGGCCTCGGCGTGGTTGCCGTGAGCGGACCGGTGGACGCGCCGGTCCTCGCGCGGCTCCTCGCGGCGGGGATCGCGCCTGCGGCGACGGTGGAACGGCCGCCGGTGGGCTTTCTCGGCGCATTGATGCGCCGCGCGGCCCTCGTGCTGTGCAACGACACCGGCGTGATGCACGTCGCCGGGGCGGTGGGGGCGCGATGCGTGGCGGTGTTCGGGCCGACCGACCCGTCGCGGTGGAAGCCGGCCGTCGACTCGGTCGTGGCGGTGCGCGGTCCGGACGGCACGGTGGACAGCGTGACCGTGGGGATGGTGGTTGACGCGGTGGAGAAGATCCTCGGCTAG
- the rsgA gene encoding ribosome small subunit-dependent GTPase A — MADEEEGLVVRIQGADYVVETGIGELRCSPRGRFRLADDPEESLPVVGDRVRVRREADGERATGGLVVSIEPRRTRFVRMDPAKRRRYRLIGANLDRVLVVTAARDPAFNSRLLDRMLVAAACGGMEPVIVVNKIDLAPAGDGPPPAVYAEMGYAVVRCSAVTGEGIEEVRAVVEEGISILAGPSGSGKTSIVAALEPGLELRIGDVSDRTGKGRHTTTHFELHRLSGGGWLGDSPGIREFGIWGVSQQTLDEYFRDFEIHRDSCRFSPCTHSHEPGCAVKEAVASKTIAAERYDSYLRILETLPERLA; from the coding sequence GTCGTCAGGATTCAGGGCGCCGATTACGTCGTCGAGACGGGAATCGGCGAACTGCGGTGCTCGCCGCGGGGGCGTTTCCGCCTCGCCGACGACCCCGAGGAGAGCCTGCCCGTCGTCGGCGATCGCGTCCGCGTCCGCCGCGAGGCGGACGGCGAACGGGCGACCGGCGGTCTCGTCGTCTCGATCGAGCCGCGTCGCACGCGGTTCGTGCGCATGGATCCGGCGAAGCGGCGCCGCTACCGTCTGATCGGGGCGAATCTCGACCGTGTGCTCGTGGTGACGGCGGCGCGCGATCCCGCGTTCAACAGCAGGCTCCTCGACCGGATGCTCGTCGCCGCCGCATGCGGCGGGATGGAGCCGGTCATCGTCGTGAACAAGATCGATCTCGCCCCCGCCGGCGACGGGCCGCCGCCCGCCGTCTACGCGGAAATGGGATACGCCGTCGTTCGCTGCTCGGCCGTCACGGGGGAGGGGATCGAGGAGGTGCGGGCCGTCGTCGAGGAGGGGATCTCGATCCTCGCCGGTCCCTCGGGAAGCGGGAAGACGTCGATCGTCGCGGCGCTCGAGCCGGGGCTGGAGCTGCGCATCGGGGACGTGAGCGACCGGACGGGGAAGGGACGGCACACCACCACCCACTTCGAGCTGCACCGCCTCTCCGGGGGCGGATGGCTCGGCGACTCGCCCGGCATCCGCGAATTCGGCATCTGGGGCGTCTCGCAACAGACGCTCGACGAATACTTCCGTGATTTCGAGATCCATCGCGACTCGTGCCGGTTCTCCCCCTGCACGCACAGCCACGAACCGGGCTGCGCCGTCAAGGAGGCGGTCGCGTCGAAGACGATCGCCGCGGAGCGGTACGACAGCTATCTGCGGATCCTCGAGACGCTGCCGGAACGTCTCGCCTGA
- a CDS encoding metallophosphoesterase family protein, which yields MRYLVFSDIHGNVQALERIVEEIDSLRPDIVVSLGDVVGYGADPARCVEIVDETADIRVAGNHDLAAVGIQSVESFSLTAREAIGWTTRRLDPPHRAAIERFDPIRRHDRCLFAHASPVAPLDWPYISTVGQAREALDASAERFVFVGHTHVPGIIARRPDGECAVVGNNVVQAKPGARYLVNVGSVGQPRDGNAAACFALVDTKKGRISIRRVAYDVGSAQNRIRTSGLPESLASRLAAAR from the coding sequence ATGCGATACCTGGTCTTCTCCGACATCCACGGCAACGTCCAGGCCCTCGAGCGCATCGTCGAGGAGATCGACTCGCTGCGCCCCGACATCGTCGTCTCGCTCGGCGACGTGGTCGGCTACGGGGCCGACCCGGCGCGCTGCGTCGAGATCGTCGACGAGACGGCCGACATCCGCGTCGCCGGCAACCACGATCTCGCCGCCGTCGGCATCCAGAGCGTCGAGTCCTTCTCGCTCACGGCCCGCGAGGCGATCGGCTGGACGACGCGGCGTCTCGATCCTCCCCACCGCGCGGCGATCGAGCGGTTCGATCCGATCCGGCGGCACGACCGGTGTCTCTTCGCGCACGCCTCACCCGTCGCCCCGCTCGACTGGCCCTACATCAGCACCGTCGGGCAGGCGCGGGAGGCGCTCGACGCCTCGGCCGAACGATTCGTATTCGTCGGGCACACGCACGTCCCCGGCATCATCGCCCGGCGGCCGGACGGCGAATGCGCCGTCGTCGGCAACAACGTCGTCCAGGCGAAGCCGGGCGCGCGGTACCTGGTGAACGTCGGCAGCGTCGGACAGCCCCGCGACGGGAACGCGGCGGCCTGTTTCGCGCTGGTCGACACGAAGAAGGGGCGGATCTCGATCCGCCGGGTCGCCTACGACGTCGGATCGGCGCAGAACCGGATCCGGACGTCGGGGCTGCCGGAATCACTGGCCTCGAGACTGGCGGCGGCGCGATGA
- a CDS encoding cold shock domain-containing protein, with translation MGATGQVKWFNENKGYGFIKQEADGQDIFVHYSDIQGEGFRTLSEGDNVEFEVEQGEKGLHARKVKRV, from the coding sequence GTGGGGGCGACCGGTCAGGTCAAGTGGTTCAACGAGAACAAGGGTTACGGCTTCATCAAGCAGGAAGCCGACGGGCAGGACATCTTCGTGCACTATTCGGACATCCAGGGGGAAGGGTTCCGCACCCTGAGCGAGGGCGACAACGTGGAGTTCGAGGTCGAGCAGGGGGAAAAGGGACTCCATGCGCGGAAGGTGAAACGGGTCTAG
- a CDS encoding serine/threonine protein kinase → MNGNEQRNYRILGTIASGGTAVIYKAIQTSLDRPVVVKRLHPHLTGDAQFTHRFEMEAKAAASLDHENIVRIIDFGSTHGEYYIVMDFIEGRNLGEIIERHGPIDPDLALLLAREICLGLDHAHQRGIIHRDVKPANIMVSNDGAVKITDFGLAKLHQAQIRQTVASTMLGTPLYMSPEQAIGDNIDGRSDIFSLGTVLYEMMTGVQPFLAENYAAVISNITGETPRRPSGIVAAIGSAAEEVVMKALEREPGRRYRTALEMARAIETALGPEQLVGSRDRLRRLVTGWREPQSDRIRPARPKKRPRRKRGRFAPAAIAACLALAGAYLLWSDPGRLATLRERVAALRAPDPGEAAPNLLIAGPEAFPSAGTAFIPADPPPGDTTGGGADTPDTTTARPAAPAAGKNVEKPDAGLSGKIDGPPPAEELEAEPAANEPPAEPAAEQAPAAGLLEIVLDEAAAIIVDGEIIARGRGVGPVEIPAGEHELVCRTEGFREYRERILVTRGELSRRRIDLEQITGRIALSTLPGVQVYVDDVLEGTTPLAGFLVLPAGAHKVELKKAGFGTWSQGVFVAPDETMQLRIQLVPARN, encoded by the coding sequence ATGAACGGCAACGAGCAGCGGAACTATCGTATCCTCGGCACGATCGCCTCGGGCGGGACGGCCGTCATCTACAAGGCCATCCAGACCTCCCTCGACCGCCCGGTCGTGGTCAAGCGGCTCCACCCGCATCTCACCGGCGACGCGCAGTTCACGCACCGGTTCGAGATGGAGGCGAAGGCGGCGGCGAGCCTCGACCACGAGAACATCGTCCGGATCATCGATTTCGGATCGACCCACGGCGAATACTACATCGTGATGGATTTCATCGAGGGGCGGAACCTCGGCGAGATCATCGAGCGGCACGGCCCGATCGATCCCGATCTCGCGCTGCTCCTGGCCCGCGAGATCTGTCTCGGCCTCGACCACGCGCACCAGCGCGGCATCATCCACCGCGACGTCAAGCCGGCCAACATCATGGTATCGAACGACGGCGCCGTCAAGATCACCGACTTCGGGCTGGCGAAGCTCCACCAGGCGCAGATCCGCCAGACCGTCGCCTCCACGATGCTCGGCACGCCGCTGTACATGTCGCCCGAACAGGCGATCGGCGACAACATCGACGGCCGCAGCGACATCTTCTCGCTGGGCACCGTCCTCTACGAGATGATGACCGGCGTGCAGCCGTTCCTCGCGGAGAACTACGCCGCCGTCATCTCGAACATCACGGGCGAAACGCCCCGCCGTCCCTCGGGGATCGTCGCGGCGATCGGTTCTGCCGCCGAGGAGGTCGTCATGAAGGCCCTCGAGCGGGAACCGGGCCGGCGCTACCGGACGGCCCTCGAGATGGCGCGCGCGATCGAGACGGCACTCGGCCCCGAACAGCTCGTCGGCTCGCGTGACCGGCTTCGCCGGCTCGTGACGGGGTGGCGCGAGCCCCAGTCCGACCGTATCCGCCCGGCCCGACCGAAGAAACGTCCCCGCCGGAAACGCGGGCGGTTCGCGCCGGCGGCCATTGCCGCCTGCCTCGCCCTCGCCGGCGCCTACCTCCTGTGGAGCGATCCCGGGCGGCTGGCGACGCTGCGCGAGCGCGTCGCGGCCCTCCGGGCCCCCGATCCCGGCGAGGCGGCGCCGAACCTCCTCATCGCCGGACCGGAGGCCTTCCCGTCGGCGGGCACGGCGTTCATTCCGGCCGATCCGCCGCCCGGCGACACGACCGGCGGCGGCGCCGACACGCCCGACACGACGACCGCGCGGCCCGCGGCGCCGGCGGCCGGCAAGAACGTCGAGAAGCCGGACGCCGGTCTTTCCGGGAAGATCGACGGCCCGCCCCCGGCGGAGGAGTTGGAGGCGGAGCCGGCGGCGAACGAGCCCCCCGCGGAGCCCGCGGCGGAGCAGGCGCCGGCCGCTGGGCTTCTCGAGATCGTCCTCGACGAGGCGGCCGCGATCATCGTCGACGGGGAGATCATCGCGCGGGGACGAGGCGTCGGACCGGTCGAGATCCCCGCCGGCGAGCACGAGCTCGTCTGCCGGACCGAGGGATTCCGCGAGTACCGGGAAAGGATCCTCGTGACGCGCGGCGAGCTGTCGCGTCGCCGGATCGACCTCGAGCAAATCACGGGGCGAATCGCCCTCTCGACCCTTCCCGGCGTGCAGGTCTACGTGGACGACGTCCTCGAGGGGACGACGCCCCTCGCCGGATTCCTCGTCCTCCCCGCCGGCGCGCACAAGGTCGAGTTGAAGAAGGCGGGATTCGGCACGTGGTCTCAGGGCGTCTTCGTTGCCCCCGACGAGACGATGCAGCTGCGCATCCAGCTCGTGCCGGCGAGAAACTAG
- a CDS encoding tetratricopeptide repeat protein, with protein MRICPLITQASILEESARELLVREADAGDLEAAPETIADGEEAAEDDIFLNPDTDIDDAGEEPAVDEEETADGTNDTPVRFIAKSFRGEVACLGAMCRFHDDENGACRFEAMMEAVAGETNDNEVRAGIEEVRADIDKAYEFQKTSTGDIIGLFKEMEERWKEMREELSGDIERRLGAVGDLIGTIAEDNKLIIESITDTLAEKTEELEGRIESSDDKMESFRREVSEWKGVLDKNLDALEKGLGDNERIVRDLSENHGEIVEMVENQRKTLLEEEQRRQAAEAKRLNNAGVMAYHNGQYEKALELFEAALEIDAGFTEAHNNLGLTYTEMGDEEKATEAFRKALELNPDLAATYNNLGYVFYRLGSYTEAIEMYNEAIGRSRDNSSAYTNLGNALYKLDRLDEAIDAWAKAVEIDPSNEKAKRNLKRFHAESRRD; from the coding sequence ATGAGAATCTGTCCGTTGATCACGCAGGCCTCCATACTCGAGGAGTCCGCGCGCGAACTGCTCGTCCGCGAGGCGGACGCCGGGGATCTCGAGGCGGCGCCCGAGACCATCGCCGACGGGGAGGAGGCCGCGGAGGATGACATCTTCCTCAACCCCGACACCGATATCGACGACGCCGGGGAAGAGCCGGCCGTCGACGAGGAAGAGACGGCCGACGGAACGAACGACACCCCGGTGCGGTTCATCGCCAAGTCCTTCCGCGGCGAGGTGGCCTGCCTCGGCGCGATGTGCCGCTTCCACGACGACGAGAACGGCGCCTGCCGCTTTGAGGCGATGATGGAGGCCGTCGCCGGCGAAACGAACGACAACGAGGTGCGTGCCGGGATCGAGGAGGTCCGCGCGGACATCGACAAGGCGTACGAATTCCAGAAGACGAGCACCGGCGACATCATCGGCCTCTTCAAGGAGATGGAGGAGCGCTGGAAGGAGATGCGCGAGGAGCTGAGCGGCGATATCGAACGCCGGCTCGGCGCCGTCGGCGACCTCATCGGCACGATCGCCGAGGACAACAAGCTGATCATCGAGAGCATCACCGACACGCTCGCCGAGAAGACCGAGGAGCTCGAGGGGCGGATCGAGTCCAGCGACGACAAGATGGAGAGCTTCCGCCGCGAGGTCTCCGAATGGAAGGGCGTGCTCGACAAGAATCTCGACGCGCTGGAGAAGGGTCTCGGCGACAACGAGCGGATCGTCCGCGATCTCTCGGAAAACCACGGCGAGATCGTCGAGATGGTCGAGAACCAGCGGAAGACGCTCCTCGAGGAGGAGCAGCGCCGCCAGGCGGCCGAGGCCAAGCGCCTCAACAACGCCGGCGTGATGGCCTACCACAACGGCCAGTACGAGAAAGCCCTCGAGCTTTTCGAGGCGGCGCTCGAAATCGATGCCGGCTTCACCGAGGCCCACAACAACCTCGGCCTCACCTACACCGAGATGGGCGACGAGGAGAAGGCGACCGAGGCCTTCCGGAAGGCCCTCGAGCTGAATCCCGACCTCGCCGCGACCTACAACAACCTCGGGTACGTCTTCTACCGCCTCGGCTCCTACACCGAGGCGATCGAGATGTACAACGAGGCGATCGGGCGGAGCAGGGACAACAGCTCGGCCTACACGAATCTCGGGAACGCTCTCTACAAGCTCGACCGGCTCGACGAGGCGATCGACGCGTGGGCGAAGGCCGTCGAGATCGACCCGTCCAACGAGAAGGCGAAACGCAACCTGAAGCGTTTCCACGCCGAATCGAGGCGCGACTGA